In Drosophila nasuta strain 15112-1781.00 chromosome 4, ASM2355853v1, whole genome shotgun sequence, a single genomic region encodes these proteins:
- the LOC132794969 gene encoding sodium- and chloride-dependent GABA transporter 1 has protein sequence MSINCGIDSDGGGDRHVHCQIEMSKIVCPKNLTPGLSAKNITDTNTNQQIATVQLPDRGSWSSKLDFILSVVGLAIGLGNVWRFPYLCYKNGGGAFILPYIITLFLAGIPMFFMELALGQMLTIGGLGVFKIAPIFKGIGYAAAVMSCWMNVYYIVILAWAVFYFFMSMRADVPWRTCNNWWNTINCVNQYERKNLLCWDKIVNGTTNKVCNVAATNISSLELTDPVKEFWQRRALQISSGIEEIGSIRWELAGTLLLVWILCYFCIWKGVKWTGKVVYFTALFPYVLLTILLIRGITLPGALEGIKFYIIPNFSKLSHSEVWIDAVTQIFFSYGLGLGTLVALGSYNKFTNNVYKDALIVCTVNSSTSMFAGFVIFSVIGFMAHEQERPVAEVAASGPGLAFLVYPSAVLQLPGSPMWSCLFFFMLLLIGLDSQFCTMEGFITAIIDEWPQLLRKRKEIFIAVVCLLSYLVGLTCITQGGMYIFQILDSYAVSGFCLLWLIFFECVSISWCYGVDRFYDGIKDMIGYYPTVWWKFCWCVTTPLICLGVFLFNIVQWTPIKYLDYNYPWWAHAFGWFTALSSMLYIPAYMIWLWKRTPGDLCDKIRSIVRIEEDIPRLREKMQREAIAKEIDAA, from the exons ATGTCGATTAATTGTGGAATTGATAGTGATGGAGGAGGAGATAGACATGTGCACTGTCAAATCGAGATGAGTAAAATTGTATGTCCTAAGAACCTAACTCCAGGATTATCTGCAAAAAACAttacagacacaaacacaaatcaaCAA ATAGCCACAGTTCAACTTCCAGACCGCGGAAGTTGGAGCTCGAAATTGGATTTTATCTTATCTGTCGTTGGATTAGCGATTGGGTTGGGAAATGTGTGGCGTTTCCCATATTTGTGCTACAAAAATGGAGGTGGCGCGTTTATACTTCCCTACATCATTACATTATTCCTAGCTGGCATTCCAATGTTTTTCATGGAACTAGCACTTGGCCAAATGTTAACCATCGGTGGATTGGGGGTATTTAAAATTGCACCAATTTTCAAAG GAATTGGTTATGCTGCAGCCGTTATGTCCTGCTGGATGAATGTGTATTACATTGTTATATTGGCTTGGgctgtattttatttcttcatGTCGATGCGAGCGG ATGTACCATGGCGTACATGCAACAATTGGTGGAATACAATAAATTGTGTCAATCAGTACGAACGAAAAAATTTACTTTGTTGGGATAAAATCGTTAATGGCACTACTAACAAAGTTTGCAATGTAGCTGCCACGAATATTTCATCTTTGGAGCTTACGGATCCAGTTAAGGAATTTTGGCA gCGCCGGGCTCTACAAATATCGTCTGGAATTGAGGAAATAGGCAGCATTCGTTGGGAACTCGCAGGTACTCTTCTACTTGTTTGGATATTAtgctatttttgtatttggaaAGGAGTCAAATGGACAGGAAAAGTAGTCTATTTTACCGCACTATTTCCATATGTACTACTAACTATTTTATTAATTCGCGGGATTACGCTACCCGGTGCGTTGGAGGGTAttaagttttatattattcCAAACTTTTCAAAACTTTCCCATTCCGAG GTCTGGATCGACGCGGTTAcacaaattttcttttcgtATGGACTGGGACTGGGAACATTAGTGGCTCTTGGCAGCTACAATAAGTTTACTAATAATGTGTATAA GGACGCATTAATTGTTTGCACTGTAAACTCAAGTACAAGCATGTTTGCTGGTTTTGTGATTTTTTCGGTTATTGGATTCATGGCGCATGAACAAGAAAGGCCAGTGGCAGAAGTGGCAGCATCAG GACCTGGATTAGCTTTTCTTGTATATCCCTCAGCAGTGTTGCAACTTCCAGGATCTCCAATGTGGTCttgtcttttcttttttatgctTCTTCTAATTGGTTTAGACTCGCAGTTCTGCACTATGGAAGGCTTTATTACCGCTATCATAGATGAGTGGCCACAACTATTAAGAAAACGCAAAGAGATTTTTATAGCTGTAGTGTGTTTGTTGAGCTATTTAGTTGGATTGACCTGTATAACACAA GGTGGAATgtatattttccaaattttggaTTCGTATGCTGTTAGTGGCTTCTGTCTGCTATGGCTGATATTTTTCGAATGTGTTTCAATATCATGGTGCTATGGCGTTGATCGCTTTTACGATGGTATTAAAGACATGATTGGATATTATCCGACTGTGTGGTGGAAGTTTTGCTGGTGCGTAACAACGCCGCTTATATGTTTG GGAGtattcttatttaatataGTGCAATGGACGCCAATTAAATATCTAGACTACAATTATCCATGGTGGGCACATGCATTTGGCTGGTTCACAGCATTGTCGTCGATGCTATATATTCCGGCATATATGATTTGGTTGTGGAAACGAACGCCTGGCGACCTATGCGAT AAAATTCGGTCGATTGTTCGAATTGAAGAAGATATTCCTCGATTACGTGAGAAAATGCAGAGGGAAGCCATTGCAAAGGAAATTGATGCGgcttaa